A region of Halalkaliarchaeum desulfuricum DNA encodes the following proteins:
- a CDS encoding ABC transporter ATP-binding protein, giving the protein MREHVGADNDGGTESGDYAVRMEGITKRFPGVVANDDVDFAIERGSVHALVGENGAGKTTLMNVLYGLYEPTEGTLVVDGIERTFGSPRDAIDAGIGMIHQHFMLIPPMTVAENLVLGEEPTKFFGLMTDEERAIAETRELADRYGFDIDPTEQVHEISVGEQQRLEILKALYRGADILILDEPTAVLTPQEVESLFDIFDELVADGKTIIFITHKLGEALRAADEISVLRDGKLVGTVDTAETTREELATMMVGREVLLDVGRTAVDLGETTLAVEDLEVDDDRGVRAVDGVSFSVANGEIFGIAGVDGNGQSELVEAITGLRPANSGRILLDGADVTDNTRRERIAAGMSYIAEDRQRRSLVLNYDLRRNALLGTQRLPGFADGGFVDWDHTGEYTDAIIDEYDVRPPDPTTSARSLSGGNQQKFVVGRELERDPSLVVASQPTRGVDIGSIEFVHNRLLDLKTEGVGLLLVSSKLEEVQRLSDRMAIMYDGRFMDVVDPDEVTEAEIGLLMAGEYPEGDDE; this is encoded by the coding sequence TGGTGGCCAATGACGACGTCGACTTTGCCATCGAGCGTGGCTCCGTACACGCGCTGGTCGGCGAGAACGGCGCCGGCAAAACGACGCTCATGAACGTCCTGTACGGTCTCTACGAGCCCACGGAGGGGACGCTCGTCGTCGACGGGATCGAACGGACGTTCGGCAGTCCGCGCGATGCGATCGACGCCGGGATCGGGATGATCCACCAACACTTCATGCTGATTCCCCCTATGACTGTCGCGGAGAACCTGGTTCTGGGGGAGGAGCCGACGAAGTTCTTCGGCCTCATGACCGACGAAGAGCGCGCGATCGCGGAGACCAGAGAGCTCGCCGATCGGTACGGGTTCGACATCGATCCGACCGAACAGGTCCACGAAATCAGCGTTGGCGAGCAGCAGCGGCTCGAGATATTGAAGGCCCTCTATCGAGGAGCAGACATTCTCATCCTCGATGAACCGACGGCGGTGTTGACACCCCAGGAAGTCGAGTCGCTGTTCGACATCTTCGACGAGCTCGTTGCAGATGGCAAGACGATTATCTTCATCACGCACAAACTCGGGGAGGCTCTCCGGGCTGCCGACGAGATAAGCGTTCTCAGGGATGGGAAGCTGGTCGGCACTGTCGACACCGCCGAGACGACACGCGAAGAGCTTGCCACGATGATGGTCGGACGCGAGGTGCTGCTGGATGTGGGGAGAACGGCGGTCGACCTGGGGGAGACGACCCTCGCGGTCGAGGACCTCGAAGTCGACGACGACCGCGGCGTGCGGGCGGTCGACGGGGTGTCGTTTTCGGTCGCCAACGGGGAGATCTTCGGAATCGCGGGCGTCGACGGCAACGGGCAGTCGGAACTCGTCGAAGCGATCACCGGATTGCGCCCTGCCAATTCGGGGCGGATACTGCTGGATGGGGCGGACGTCACTGACAATACTCGACGCGAGCGGATCGCCGCCGGGATGTCGTACATCGCTGAAGACCGACAGCGCCGGAGTCTCGTGTTGAACTACGATCTCCGCCGGAACGCGCTTTTGGGCACCCAGCGGCTCCCGGGATTCGCCGACGGTGGGTTCGTCGACTGGGACCACACTGGAGAATACACGGACGCGATCATCGACGAGTACGATGTCAGGCCGCCGGACCCCACCACGTCAGCCCGCTCGCTTTCGGGAGGGAACCAGCAGAAGTTTGTCGTCGGACGCGAACTCGAACGGGACCCATCGCTCGTTGTCGCCTCTCAGCCGACGCGCGGCGTCGATATTGGCAGCATCGAGTTCGTTCACAACCGGCTGCTGGATCTCAAAACGGAGGGGGTCGGACTGTTGCTCGTTTCCTCTAAACTGGAAGAGGTGCAGCGACTCTCCGACCGAATGGCAATTATGTACGACGGTCGGTTCATGGACGTGGTTGATCCGGACGAGGTGACGGAAGCGGAGATC